Proteins encoded in a region of the Flavobacteriaceae bacterium HL-DH10 genome:
- a CDS encoding DUF1684 domain-containing protein, with protein MKHLLILLFLVTTLSCAQDKKPLKGETEFQKELNAEYKDATTSPLKDKDRKVFDGLEFFKFDSTYVVKAKLERTPNSKWFNMRTTTSRVSKERVYGVLSFELQGKQFNLNIYQGKDLMQKEGYEDYLFLPFLDETNGLESYGGGRYLDARIPIGDSIIIDFNKAYNPYCAYNDKYSCPIVPRKNYLKTRVEAGVKAFGKH; from the coding sequence ATGAAACATTTATTAATACTATTATTTTTGGTTACAACGTTAAGTTGCGCACAAGATAAGAAACCCTTAAAAGGGGAAACCGAGTTTCAAAAAGAGCTAAATGCCGAATATAAAGATGCCACCACATCGCCTTTAAAAGATAAAGATAGAAAGGTTTTTGATGGTTTAGAATTTTTTAAATTCGATTCTACTTATGTTGTTAAGGCTAAATTAGAGCGCACACCCAATTCTAAATGGTTTAATATGAGAACAACTACTAGTCGCGTTTCAAAAGAACGTGTTTATGGTGTTTTGTCATTTGAATTACAAGGGAAACAATTTAATTTGAATATATATCAAGGTAAAGATTTAATGCAAAAAGAAGGTTATGAAGATTACTTGTTTCTTCCTTTTTTAGATGAAACCAACGGATTAGAAAGTTATGGTGGCGGACGTTATCTGGATGCCAGAATTCCTATAGGCGATAGCATAATAATCGATTTTAATAAAGCATATAATCCGTATTGTGCTTATAACGATAAATATTCTTGCCCAATTGTGCCTCGTAAAAATTATTTAAAAACTAGAGTAGAGGCAGGTGTAAAGGCTTTTGGGAAGCATTAG
- a CDS encoding MFS transporter, which produces MKTLFNNYVNTFSGLSKEVWWLALITLINRAGTMVIPFLSLYLTKSLHFTLSDVGWIMSAFGVGSVIGSWLGGRLTDKIGYYKVMVFSLVTTGLLFIGLQFLTTFASFCLGIFLVMLVADMFRPAMFVALSAYSKPENKTRSVTLIRLAINLGFSAGPAIGGIIITTLSYGGLFWVDGITCILATLVLINVLNPKKTKTLDEVINKNPKSAYHDKAFIIFLFAMMLFGVVFLQYFSTMPLYYKDVHHLSELDIGILLGMNGFIIFVLEMPLIKWLENTTFTKSGLMLFGAILTGLSFIILNLTNWVGVLIIGMLLMTFGEMIAFPFSNAFAMDRAKKGNQGEYMALYSIAFSVAHIFGHNAGMQMTDKFGFDSTWYIITLLAALCVFLLFILKLYLNSKKKKKQIDGEKEILWI; this is translated from the coding sequence ATGAAAACTTTATTCAACAACTACGTTAACACTTTTAGCGGACTTTCTAAAGAAGTTTGGTGGCTAGCATTAATAACCCTTATTAACAGAGCTGGTACGATGGTAATTCCTTTTTTATCACTTTACCTAACAAAAAGCTTACACTTTACATTAAGTGATGTTGGCTGGATTATGAGTGCTTTTGGTGTAGGTTCTGTCATTGGCTCATGGCTAGGTGGTAGACTAACCGATAAAATTGGCTATTATAAAGTTATGGTTTTTAGCTTAGTTACTACTGGTTTACTATTTATTGGTTTGCAATTTTTAACAACTTTTGCATCATTTTGCCTAGGTATCTTTTTGGTAATGCTGGTAGCAGATATGTTTAGACCGGCAATGTTTGTGGCATTAAGTGCTTACAGTAAACCTGAAAACAAAACACGCTCTGTAACATTAATTAGGCTTGCTATAAACCTTGGTTTTTCTGCAGGTCCTGCCATTGGTGGCATAATTATTACAACACTTAGCTATGGTGGGTTGTTTTGGGTAGACGGTATTACTTGTATTTTAGCAACCTTAGTTTTAATTAATGTTTTAAATCCTAAAAAAACAAAAACCTTAGATGAGGTTATAAATAAAAATCCGAAATCGGCGTATCATGATAAAGCCTTTATAATATTTTTATTTGCCATGATGCTTTTTGGGGTAGTATTCTTGCAATATTTCTCAACCATGCCACTCTACTATAAAGATGTTCACCATTTATCCGAATTAGACATAGGTATTCTTTTAGGCATGAATGGTTTTATCATTTTTGTATTAGAAATGCCTTTAATAAAATGGCTTGAAAACACCACTTTTACAAAATCTGGTTTAATGCTTTTTGGTGCGATTCTTACAGGTTTAAGTTTTATTATTTTAAACTTAACAAATTGGGTTGGCGTTTTAATTATTGGCATGCTATTAATGACTTTTGGTGAAATGATTGCTTTTCCATTTTCAAATGCTTTTGCAATGGATCGTGCTAAAAAGGGGAATCAAGGCGAATATATGGCACTATATTCCATAGCATTTTCTGTAGCTCATATTTTTGGGCACAATGCAGGTATGCAGATGACAGATAAATTTGGTTTTGATAGTACCTGGTACATCATAACTTTACTAGCTGCACTTTGTGTATTCTTATTGTTTATTTTAAAACTTTATTTGAATTCTAAAAAGAAAAAGAAACAAATAGACGGAGAAAAAGAAATTTTATGGATTTAA
- a CDS encoding Lrp/AsnC family transcriptional regulator, protein MNLDTLNWKILRCLQQNARQSNAEIGRQVGISSPAVSERIKKMEDAGVILGYKTVVSPLDMGYQLKAIITLRAFIGKLKPFLDKVKTYDEVLNCYRITGNENIVMEVVLRDQKHLESFIDQLIIYGETKTQIVLSHVIRYKELKPSK, encoded by the coding sequence ATGAATTTAGACACACTTAATTGGAAGATTTTAAGGTGTTTGCAGCAAAATGCAAGACAATCTAACGCCGAAATTGGACGTCAAGTAGGAATTAGTTCTCCTGCTGTTTCAGAACGCATAAAAAAGATGGAAGATGCTGGTGTTATATTAGGTTATAAAACCGTTGTTTCTCCATTAGATATGGGATATCAATTAAAAGCAATTATTACATTACGTGCCTTTATTGGAAAATTAAAGCCCTTTTTAGATAAAGTAAAAACGTATGACGAAGTTTTAAATTGTTATAGAATAACTGGAAATGAAAACATTGTTATGGAAGTGGTTTTAAGAGATCAAAAGCATTTAGAGTCGTTTATAGATCAACTTATTATTTATGGCGAAACTAAAACACAAATTGTATTATCTCATGTAATTCGTTATAAAGAATTAAAACCTTCAAAATAA
- a CDS encoding Crp/Fnr family transcriptional regulator: MPATKYNNIFSIVLLNSIYPLSKSLNKFFSNVLVYKQYKKGDYIVRSGEVCDRLFVIRKGLVRGYFNYNEKEITTWVSVDNEFVTSISGYFKNEPALENIQCLEDTYTESLSYEHMHFALENFKEMGYLNRILMEQYYIHAEYRAFMARIPSAKDRYEYFINITNPEIVKRLPKKYLASLLNMRPETLSRII; the protein is encoded by the coding sequence ATGCCTGCAACTAAATACAACAATATTTTTAGTATTGTTTTGCTTAACTCTATTTATCCATTATCTAAATCTCTTAATAAGTTTTTTTCCAATGTTTTGGTATATAAGCAATATAAAAAAGGCGATTATATTGTTAGAAGTGGTGAGGTTTGTGATAGGCTTTTTGTAATTAGAAAAGGATTGGTGCGTGGTTATTTTAACTATAATGAAAAAGAAATTACTACTTGGGTTAGTGTAGATAATGAATTTGTAACTTCTATATCGGGTTATTTTAAGAATGAACCAGCATTAGAAAATATACAATGTTTAGAAGATACCTATACAGAAAGTTTAAGTTATGAGCATATGCATTTTGCTTTAGAAAACTTTAAAGAGATGGGGTATTTAAATAGAATTTTAATGGAACAATATTATATTCATGCAGAGTATCGTGCTTTTATGGCTAGAATTCCATCAGCAAAAGATAGATATGAGTATTTTATTAATATTACTAACCCTGAAATTGTTAAGCGTTTACCCAAAAAGTATTTAGCTTCGTTACTTAATATGCGCCCAGAGACACTTTCAAGAATAATATAA